A portion of the Edaphobacter lichenicola genome contains these proteins:
- a CDS encoding SDR family oxidoreductase — protein MTQLPILISGASGRLGRRVIEILLEQKLGPIIATTRTPDTQADLAEQGVDLRFADFDKISSLAAAFTGAKRILLISTNSFAERRVIQHRNAIEAAKQVGAEHLVYTSFSKARNSQLAFLTADHTATESILQESGLGYTILRNSFYADKVNGALADAASNGCIISAAGRGRIAYVTRGDCALAAAAALSSTYQGKRVLNITGPNLIDANELATLAGEVLGTKIVAVSVTNEEFQARAIASGVPAPMASLLAAIERGISQGAMEIQSDDFEHLTGRPATPIIGSIGSYFSESVRSTDA, from the coding sequence ATGACCCAACTTCCCATCCTCATAAGCGGCGCCTCCGGCCGGCTCGGCCGTCGCGTCATTGAGATTCTCCTCGAACAAAAACTGGGCCCGATCATCGCCACAACGCGGACGCCCGACACGCAAGCAGACCTCGCTGAGCAGGGCGTTGATCTACGCTTTGCCGATTTTGATAAAATTAGCAGTCTCGCCGCCGCCTTCACCGGGGCCAAGCGCATCTTGCTGATAAGCACCAACAGTTTCGCCGAAAGGCGCGTAATACAGCATCGAAATGCGATAGAAGCAGCGAAACAAGTTGGTGCGGAACATCTCGTCTACACATCGTTCTCGAAGGCGAGAAACTCTCAATTGGCATTTCTTACCGCTGACCACACGGCAACCGAATCGATACTTCAAGAGAGCGGCCTGGGATACACGATTCTGCGAAACTCCTTTTACGCTGATAAGGTGAACGGGGCGCTGGCCGATGCCGCATCGAACGGCTGCATCATCTCTGCTGCTGGCCGTGGTCGAATTGCTTACGTCACGCGAGGGGACTGCGCCCTGGCTGCAGCTGCGGCGCTATCAAGCACCTATCAAGGCAAGCGTGTCTTGAACATCACCGGCCCAAATCTGATCGACGCCAACGAGCTAGCCACCCTTGCCGGCGAGGTACTAGGAACAAAAATCGTCGCAGTCTCCGTCACAAACGAAGAGTTTCAAGCGCGCGCGATCGCATCAGGAGTTCCGGCTCCAATGGCGTCACTTCTGGCAGCGATCGAGCGCGGCATATCACAAGGCGCGATGGAGATACAGAGCGATGACTTCGAGCACCTGACTGGCAGGCCGGCAACCCCCATCATCGGATCTATCGGCTCATATTTTAGTGAGTCTGTAAGGAGTACAGACGCCTGA
- the miaA gene encoding tRNA (adenosine(37)-N6)-dimethylallyltransferase MiaA, with the protein MKPPDHPLIVLVGPTASGKTSLALRLAQEFNGEIVSCDSVAVYREMEIGTAKPTHEERALVQHHMIDIAWPDEACTAGDYSRLAREALTGISARGSSTNASGSSAKTRSHLPIVAGGTGLYLRALIDGLFPAPPQKPGQRERLRKIAATRGAPYLHRLLTRLDPAAAAAIHANDVPKVVRAVEVSLAVSPAAEQTHEANKRTAARTPMTTQWQQGRDALTGYRILRLGLNPPRPRLYERINERAAAMFDRGLVEETERLLERYGPDCRPLTSLGYAEATAVLRGELTRDQAVSQAQQGHRNYAKRQLTWFRREPDMHWLPGCGGDADIIDQALNLVSKHLNHS; encoded by the coding sequence GTGAAGCCACCCGACCACCCACTCATCGTTCTGGTCGGCCCCACAGCCAGCGGCAAGACCTCCCTCGCTCTTCGCCTCGCGCAGGAGTTCAACGGCGAGATCGTCAGCTGCGACTCCGTAGCCGTCTATCGCGAGATGGAGATCGGCACCGCTAAACCCACCCACGAAGAGCGCGCACTCGTCCAGCACCACATGATCGACATCGCATGGCCCGACGAGGCCTGCACCGCAGGCGACTACAGCCGCCTGGCCCGCGAAGCCCTCACCGGCATCAGCGCCCGTGGCAGCTCAACCAATGCCAGTGGCAGCTCCGCAAAGACTCGCAGCCACCTCCCCATCGTCGCCGGAGGCACGGGCCTCTACCTCCGCGCCCTCATCGACGGCCTCTTCCCCGCACCACCCCAAAAACCCGGCCAGCGCGAACGCCTCCGCAAGATCGCCGCAACCCGCGGCGCACCCTACCTTCATCGCCTCCTCACCCGCCTCGACCCCGCAGCCGCAGCCGCCATCCACGCCAACGACGTCCCCAAGGTCGTCCGCGCCGTTGAAGTCTCCCTCGCCGTCTCTCCCGCAGCCGAACAAACCCACGAAGCCAACAAGCGCACCGCCGCACGTACACCGATGACAACCCAGTGGCAGCAAGGCCGCGACGCCCTCACCGGCTACCGCATCCTGCGCCTCGGCCTCAACCCACCCCGTCCCCGTCTCTACGAGCGCATCAACGAGCGAGCCGCCGCCATGTTCGATCGCGGCCTGGTAGAGGAGACCGAACGCCTCCTCGAACGCTACGGCCCCGACTGCCGCCCCCTCACCTCACTCGGTTACGCCGAAGCCACCGCCGTCCTACGCGGCGAACTCACCCGCGACCAGGCCGTCTCCCAGGCCCAGCAAGGGCACCGCAACTACGCAAAGCGCCAACTCACCTGGTTCCGCCGCGAACCCGACATGCACTGGCTCCCCGGCTGCGGCGGCGACGCCGACATCATCGACCAGGCACTCAACCTCGTCTCAAAACACCTGAATCACTCCTGA
- a CDS encoding acyltransferase family protein, whose product MSEASNAISPTDAQHAEVALSRQSFWRSLRRVTASGRYIPQIDGLRFIAIVAVIVYHIGQLSWMNCNFCASQEFGLAGIISHLDRGVPLFFTISGFILGLPFANEHLLEGRKVNIRHYFLRRVTRLEPPYILNLLIRFPMIAGVKHVSWGVASAHLLASLFYMHGAIYGTLPMVHIPSWSLEVEVQFYLMAPILAAVFFPRKSWMRRSSLVLAIIGFIILRSVTPGDLQTRLHLSIISFAQYFLVGFLMSDWFLTAAKRMKQSWLWDLVGVGALFAMVMITEVHAYFLLPLLIMAVLAAAFQGVLFSQLLAVPFVATLGGMCYSLYLTHSLVLQFCAWVIIHQDLAGLTYLTRFIAYLLASVPVILAVGITFFVLIERPCMDQNWPSKLWSRLTKKSTPVLS is encoded by the coding sequence GTGAGTGAAGCCTCAAACGCCATCTCGCCAACCGATGCTCAACACGCAGAAGTCGCTCTCTCGCGGCAGTCCTTCTGGCGCTCACTGCGGCGTGTCACGGCCAGTGGGCGATACATCCCCCAGATCGATGGGCTCCGGTTCATCGCGATCGTCGCGGTAATTGTCTATCACATCGGTCAGCTCTCTTGGATGAACTGCAACTTCTGCGCCTCTCAGGAATTTGGGCTTGCAGGCATCATCAGCCACCTCGATCGCGGTGTTCCGCTTTTCTTCACTATTAGCGGCTTCATTTTGGGTTTGCCTTTTGCAAACGAGCACTTGCTGGAGGGCAGGAAAGTCAACATCCGGCATTATTTTCTGCGGCGAGTTACTCGCTTAGAACCGCCGTATATTCTTAATCTGCTGATACGCTTTCCCATGATTGCCGGCGTGAAGCATGTCAGCTGGGGCGTAGCATCCGCCCATCTGCTGGCCAGCCTCTTCTATATGCACGGCGCGATTTACGGCACTCTTCCTATGGTGCACATACCCTCTTGGTCGCTGGAAGTCGAGGTGCAGTTTTACCTGATGGCTCCCATACTCGCAGCAGTATTTTTCCCTCGAAAGTCTTGGATGCGCCGCAGTTCGCTCGTACTGGCCATCATTGGCTTCATCATACTTCGCTCCGTAACGCCCGGCGATTTACAGACGCGACTTCACCTCAGTATTATCAGCTTCGCGCAGTACTTCCTGGTGGGGTTTCTGATGTCAGACTGGTTCCTCACCGCAGCAAAACGGATGAAGCAGTCCTGGTTATGGGATCTGGTCGGCGTTGGCGCACTTTTCGCCATGGTGATGATCACCGAGGTGCATGCTTACTTCCTGCTTCCCCTATTGATCATGGCCGTGCTGGCGGCGGCCTTCCAAGGCGTTCTATTCAGCCAGCTGCTTGCGGTGCCGTTCGTCGCCACTCTGGGCGGCATGTGCTACAGCCTCTATCTCACGCACTCGCTGGTTCTGCAGTTCTGCGCATGGGTCATCATTCACCAAGATTTGGCAGGCCTCACCTATCTCACCCGCTTTATTGCCTACCTGCTCGCATCGGTACCCGTCATCCTGGCAGTGGGCATCACCTTTTTCGTACTGATCGAACGTCCATGCATGGATCAAAACTGGCCCTCTAAGCTGTGGAGCCGGCTCACCAAAAAATCCACTCCCGTCCTCTCTTAG
- a CDS encoding recombinase family protein, giving the protein MLSEAEAISKRTKAALAAAKARGTKLGGRRVSAERFAEIGAAARQGRSQKVSQVRLEFLPTITAIQATGASSLRAIAAELNAREIPTPQRAGEWSAVQLKRVMEPQIPG; this is encoded by the coding sequence TTGCTGAGCGAAGCAGAGGCGATCTCGAAGAGGACCAAAGCAGCCCTCGCCGCCGCAAAAGCGCGAGGAACGAAGCTTGGCGGCCGACGAGTCTCGGCTGAGCGGTTTGCAGAGATCGGAGCTGCAGCGCGGCAAGGGCGTAGCCAAAAAGTGAGTCAGGTCCGTTTGGAGTTCCTTCCGACCATCACAGCCATACAAGCCACCGGCGCGAGCTCGCTCCGCGCGATCGCAGCAGAACTCAATGCTCGCGAGATCCCGACACCCCAGAGAGCCGGGGAATGGTCTGCGGTGCAGCTTAAAAGGGTGATGGAACCACAGATACCCGGCTGA
- a CDS encoding glutathione-independent formaldehyde dehydrogenase — MKALVYHGPKKVSIDSVPDSKIEKQTDVIIKLTTTNICGSDLHMYEGRTDVEKGKILGHENLGEVVEVGKAVDSVKKGMKVVLPFNIGCGFCANCERGLTGFCLTCADPSVMPGMAGAAYGFAGMGPYSGGQAEYLRVPYADFNCLQLPDDATEKEKDYVMLSDIFPTGWHSTRLADLKPGESILIYGAGPVGLMAALSAKIQGASQIFVVDHKSDRLALAKKLGATPIDSSDENVSEQIRELTNGRGADCGAECIGYQCHNSKGKEVPNMVMNALVDAVKATGTLGVVGVFIPQDPKADDTLEKKGQIAFDMGKFWFKGQKMGTGQCNVKAYNRRLMDLIHHGKASPSFLISHELPLAEAPNAYKHFDNRDEGWTKVILHPHAA, encoded by the coding sequence ATGAAAGCACTCGTCTATCACGGCCCCAAAAAAGTAAGCATCGACTCCGTTCCCGACTCCAAGATCGAGAAGCAGACCGACGTCATCATCAAACTCACCACCACTAACATCTGCGGCTCCGACCTCCACATGTACGAAGGCCGCACCGACGTAGAAAAAGGCAAAATCCTCGGCCACGAAAACCTTGGCGAAGTCGTCGAAGTCGGCAAAGCCGTTGACTCCGTGAAAAAAGGAATGAAAGTCGTCCTCCCCTTCAACATCGGCTGCGGCTTCTGCGCCAACTGCGAGCGCGGCCTCACCGGCTTCTGTCTCACCTGCGCCGATCCCTCCGTTATGCCCGGCATGGCAGGCGCAGCCTACGGATTCGCTGGCATGGGCCCCTACTCCGGCGGTCAGGCCGAGTACCTCCGCGTCCCCTACGCCGACTTCAACTGTCTCCAACTCCCCGACGACGCCACCGAAAAAGAGAAAGACTACGTCATGCTCTCCGACATCTTTCCCACCGGCTGGCACTCCACCCGCCTCGCCGACCTCAAACCCGGCGAGTCCATCCTCATCTACGGCGCCGGCCCCGTAGGCCTCATGGCCGCCCTATCAGCCAAGATTCAAGGTGCCAGCCAGATCTTCGTCGTCGATCACAAATCCGACCGTCTCGCCCTCGCCAAAAAACTCGGCGCCACTCCCATCGACTCGTCTGACGAGAACGTCAGCGAACAAATTCGCGAACTCACCAACGGACGCGGCGCCGACTGCGGTGCCGAGTGCATCGGCTACCAGTGCCACAACTCCAAGGGCAAAGAAGTCCCCAATATGGTCATGAACGCCCTCGTCGACGCCGTCAAAGCCACCGGCACACTCGGTGTCGTAGGCGTCTTCATCCCGCAGGACCCCAAAGCCGACGACACCCTCGAAAAGAAAGGACAGATCGCCTTCGACATGGGCAAGTTCTGGTTCAAGGGCCAGAAGATGGGCACCGGTCAATGCAACGTCAAGGCCTACAACCGTCGCCTCATGGACCTCATCCATCACGGCAAAGCCAGCCCGTCCTTCCTCATCTCCCACGAGCTTCCGCTAGCCGAAGCCCCCAACGCCTACAAACACTTCGACAACCGCGACGAAGGCTGGACCAAAGTCATCCTCCATCCCCACGCTGCGTAA
- a CDS encoding elongation factor P encodes MAALIDAINVKRKSLFEFENTPYACLEAEVNSPTARGGQTLVRLKMRNLLTSAVFEKTFKANDKFKEPDLVLVPASYLYSDGDGSHFLDQESFETLTLNEDMIGNALDFLVEGALLQLHKYNGNPIGLQLPIFVELDVAETEPGVKGDSSSGSVTKVAKLETGLEIRVPLFIKEGEKVKVSTENREFAGRA; translated from the coding sequence ATGGCCGCACTGATCGATGCTATTAACGTGAAGCGCAAGAGTTTGTTTGAGTTTGAAAACACGCCGTACGCGTGTCTGGAGGCGGAGGTGAACTCGCCTACGGCACGCGGTGGCCAGACGCTGGTGCGGCTGAAGATGCGGAACCTGCTGACGAGCGCGGTGTTTGAGAAGACCTTCAAGGCGAATGACAAGTTCAAGGAGCCGGACCTGGTGTTGGTGCCGGCTTCGTATCTGTACAGCGATGGGGACGGGTCTCACTTTCTGGATCAGGAGAGCTTTGAGACGCTGACCTTGAACGAAGACATGATTGGCAATGCGCTGGATTTTCTGGTTGAGGGGGCGTTGCTGCAGCTGCATAAGTACAACGGCAATCCGATTGGGCTGCAGCTGCCGATCTTTGTGGAGCTTGATGTTGCGGAGACGGAGCCGGGTGTGAAGGGTGACTCGTCGAGTGGGAGCGTGACGAAGGTTGCGAAGCTGGAGACAGGGCTTGAGATTCGCGTTCCGCTGTTTATCAAAGAGGGTGAGAAGGTGAAGGTGTCAACGGAGAATCGGGAGTTTGCTGGGCGGGCTTGA
- a CDS encoding TonB C-terminal domain-containing protein has product MPSLETPPKSAPPNQPIKVRTGRFGELDERELIHLLDSLDDERSKARFRESIYISVIVYLAIIWFLFYGPRVLFHQPRLINPVDVLKERDKQLTYLDAPKDLPHTATKAPKPRPQQLDQKTLKQLQEMRKAAPPAPAAPQEPKPTPPPVQQAPPQAATPLPPAPQPQPTQPPAQQQALVEAPKPVPTRPNFGNPNQTAGDAIRQAAQNAAHDHGSAGDYSGGGSGRTGMGTGAEILSDTQGVDFGPYIRRILSDIKRNWIPLIPEEARPPLNKEGETLIRFTILPDGRIAAMNLDGSSQDQSIDKACWGAITGEGQFPALPANFHGPNLELRIDFLTNKPLR; this is encoded by the coding sequence ATGCCTTCACTCGAGACCCCGCCCAAATCCGCACCGCCCAATCAACCCATCAAGGTGCGCACCGGCCGCTTTGGCGAACTCGACGAGCGTGAGCTCATCCACCTGCTTGACTCGCTCGACGACGAGCGCTCCAAGGCCCGCTTCCGCGAGTCCATCTACATCTCTGTCATCGTTTATCTGGCCATCATCTGGTTCCTCTTCTATGGCCCGCGTGTGCTCTTCCATCAGCCGCGCCTCATCAATCCCGTCGACGTCCTCAAAGAGCGCGACAAGCAGCTAACCTACCTCGACGCCCCAAAAGACCTGCCCCACACCGCAACCAAGGCCCCCAAGCCTCGTCCGCAGCAGCTCGACCAGAAGACCCTGAAGCAGCTCCAGGAGATGCGCAAAGCGGCCCCACCAGCGCCAGCAGCCCCTCAGGAGCCGAAGCCAACACCACCGCCCGTCCAGCAAGCCCCACCACAGGCCGCAACGCCGCTGCCACCGGCCCCGCAGCCTCAACCAACCCAGCCCCCCGCCCAGCAGCAGGCCCTAGTTGAAGCTCCTAAACCCGTCCCCACGCGCCCCAACTTCGGCAACCCGAACCAGACTGCAGGCGACGCCATTCGCCAAGCCGCCCAGAACGCAGCGCATGACCACGGCAGCGCTGGAGATTACAGCGGCGGCGGCAGCGGACGCACCGGCATGGGCACCGGCGCCGAGATCCTATCCGACACCCAGGGCGTCGACTTCGGCCCCTACATCCGCCGCATTCTCAGCGACATCAAGCGCAACTGGATCCCTCTGATCCCCGAAGAGGCACGCCCACCGCTCAACAAAGAAGGCGAAACCCTCATCCGCTTCACGATCCTCCCCGACGGCCGCATCGCAGCCATGAACCTAGACGGCTCCAGCCAAGATCAATCCATCGATAAAGCCTGTTGGGGCGCCATCACCGGCGAGGGCCAGTTCCCTGCGCTACCCGCCAACTTCCACGGCCCCAACCTCGAACTCCGCATCGACTTCCTCACCAACAAGCCACTACGCTAG
- a CDS encoding MogA/MoaB family molybdenum cofactor biosynthesis protein — protein MSESFSSNVRAAVLTVSDRTSRGERVDLSGPAVCEMLEGAGVGQVISEVVPDELDQIAAALWRNAKVVDLIVTTGGTGLAARDVTPEATRMVCERLIDGLAERMRADGLLHTPLASLSRGVCGTLGAALIVNLPGSPAGASSSLAAILPVLPHALDLLAGRTEHDESASVGEHENADGR, from the coding sequence GTGAGCGAGAGCTTTTCATCGAATGTTCGTGCGGCGGTGTTGACGGTCAGCGACCGCACTTCGCGGGGCGAGCGCGTGGATCTGTCGGGGCCTGCGGTGTGCGAGATGCTGGAAGGCGCAGGAGTTGGTCAGGTGATCAGCGAGGTGGTGCCGGATGAGCTGGACCAGATTGCAGCGGCGCTGTGGCGTAACGCAAAAGTTGTAGACCTGATCGTGACGACCGGGGGGACGGGGCTGGCGGCCCGCGACGTGACGCCGGAGGCCACGAGGATGGTCTGCGAGCGGCTGATTGACGGGCTGGCCGAGCGGATGAGGGCGGATGGTCTGCTGCATACGCCGCTGGCTTCGCTGAGCCGCGGAGTGTGCGGGACGCTGGGGGCGGCGTTGATTGTGAATCTGCCGGGGAGTCCGGCGGGGGCGAGCAGTTCGCTGGCGGCGATTCTGCCGGTGCTGCCGCATGCGCTGGATCTGCTGGCGGGGCGAACGGAGCATGACGAATCCGCCAGCGTTGGCGAGCATGAAAACGCTGACGGCAGGTAG
- a CDS encoding YqaA family protein has product MKISPVALLNKLNIMMLAALKPLGVWGIGALAVIDSSTIPVPIDALLIDYVAHDHRRFLLYCLMAAIGSAVGSLLPYYLGRAGGELFLLKRINRQRYEQMRDRFEKQEFLAIMVPAMMPPPTPVKLFEFAAGVFEMKPLWFFSAICLGKFVRFLIWAIITITYGPTILHTMTQTMRHHHSLILGVGGILIVLLLVYVLRKVFDSRRGTPLPVEEK; this is encoded by the coding sequence GTGAAAATCTCTCCTGTTGCGCTCCTGAATAAATTGAACATCATGATGCTCGCGGCATTGAAGCCGCTGGGCGTGTGGGGTATCGGTGCGCTTGCGGTGATCGATTCGTCGACGATTCCGGTGCCAATCGATGCTTTGCTGATCGACTATGTTGCGCATGATCACCGACGGTTTCTGTTGTATTGCTTGATGGCGGCGATTGGGTCGGCGGTTGGGAGCTTGCTGCCGTACTATCTGGGGCGCGCGGGCGGGGAGCTGTTTCTGCTGAAGCGGATCAACCGGCAGCGGTATGAACAGATGCGCGACAGGTTCGAGAAGCAGGAGTTTCTCGCGATCATGGTTCCGGCGATGATGCCGCCGCCTACGCCGGTGAAGCTGTTCGAGTTTGCGGCGGGCGTCTTCGAGATGAAACCGCTGTGGTTCTTCAGCGCGATCTGCCTGGGCAAGTTTGTGCGGTTTCTGATCTGGGCGATTATTACGATCACGTACGGGCCGACGATTCTGCATACGATGACGCAGACGATGCGCCATCATCACTCGCTGATTTTAGGCGTGGGTGGGATTTTGATCGTGCTGCTGCTGGTGTATGTGTTGCGGAAGGTGTTCGACTCGCGGCGCGGAACGCCTCTGCCGGTGGAAGAGAAGTAG
- a CDS encoding metal-dependent hydrolase, with amino-acid sequence MEPITHLMTGAVLSRAGFNRKAAYATVAMTIAAEAPDLDTLWSIRGPIAAFQHHRGITHTFIGIPFEAAIIVGGVWLFHRWRSHRKQTHPDPIPDQPFDPTTTHIPRPQAPIRWGLLYCFSIVALLSHILLDWTNNYGVRPFFPFNPHWYAGSFVFIFEPVLFLLLLIALIAPSLFGLINSEVGARRPAFRGRGWAIFALLGIVALWALRAFEHEKALQLAQTNDYNGASVSRVFASPYPINPFHWQTVAETPQFYQLASVDTLSSTVTTSPQADVIYKPPTTLATLVAKRSWLGEAYLDWSQYPIITDTGVNPDGLTVVTFRDLRFFYDTPLLAGRENPPLSGTVYLNDDRRIVRMEMDHRIQH; translated from the coding sequence ATGGAACCCATCACTCACCTCATGACGGGAGCCGTCCTCTCCCGCGCCGGCTTCAACCGCAAGGCCGCCTACGCTACCGTCGCCATGACAATCGCCGCCGAAGCCCCCGACCTCGACACCCTCTGGTCCATACGCGGCCCCATCGCAGCCTTCCAGCACCACCGCGGCATCACCCACACCTTCATCGGCATACCGTTCGAAGCCGCCATCATCGTCGGCGGCGTGTGGCTCTTCCACCGCTGGCGTTCCCACCGAAAACAAACCCACCCGGACCCCATCCCCGACCAGCCCTTCGACCCCACCACCACCCACATCCCCAGGCCACAAGCTCCCATCCGCTGGGGTCTCCTCTACTGCTTCTCGATCGTCGCCCTTCTCAGCCACATCCTGCTCGACTGGACCAACAACTACGGCGTTCGCCCCTTCTTTCCGTTCAACCCCCACTGGTACGCCGGATCCTTCGTCTTCATCTTCGAACCCGTCCTCTTCCTTCTTCTGCTCATCGCGCTCATCGCCCCATCCCTCTTCGGCCTCATCAACAGCGAAGTAGGCGCACGCAGACCAGCCTTTCGCGGACGCGGCTGGGCTATCTTCGCTCTCCTCGGCATCGTCGCGCTCTGGGCCCTCCGCGCCTTCGAACACGAAAAGGCTCTCCAGCTCGCTCAAACCAACGACTACAACGGAGCCTCCGTCTCACGCGTCTTCGCCAGCCCCTACCCCATCAATCCCTTTCACTGGCAGACCGTCGCCGAAACCCCGCAGTTTTACCAGCTCGCCTCGGTCGACACCCTTAGCTCCACCGTCACCACCAGCCCCCAGGCCGACGTCATCTACAAGCCCCCCACCACGCTCGCAACACTGGTCGCCAAACGAAGCTGGCTCGGCGAGGCCTACCTCGACTGGTCGCAATATCCCATCATCACCGACACAGGAGTCAATCCCGACGGCCTCACCGTCGTCACCTTCCGCGATCTGCGTTTCTTTTACGACACGCCGCTCCTCGCCGGTCGCGAGAATCCCCCACTCTCAGGCACCGTCTACCTCAACGACGACCGCCGCATCGTCCGCATGGAGATGGACCACCGCATCCAGCACTAG
- a CDS encoding O-methyltransferase translates to MRESALRPHVAAMKEKPPPKTRTYGVDSRHFLPMLRDLFSLATVHVANSKTRRHVIQLGRSIRQHAFDARDPLPVIDHPALASFLGCDQSNEIVLPPIDTISLSGLGFAIPYTLLATIASALRPKKIFETGTFRGVGTITLALNAPEAQIFTLDLPEKYTEAEVETLSKGDKEWVRLSRTSTGFAFQGHPAAARIHQLRGNSLTFEPPPELHNVDLCFIDGGHSYECIKADTQTALKILAPNGVIVWDDYSWFAEGVGQYLTELRQSLPLHRIAGSQLVLYRRNQDQTPPTS, encoded by the coding sequence ATGAGAGAATCGGCACTGCGCCCGCACGTAGCCGCCATGAAAGAAAAGCCTCCTCCGAAGACGAGAACCTATGGAGTCGACTCTCGCCACTTCCTCCCGATGCTCCGCGATCTCTTCTCCTTGGCCACCGTCCACGTCGCCAACAGCAAGACGCGCCGTCACGTAATCCAACTCGGCCGCAGCATCCGCCAGCACGCCTTCGACGCGCGCGATCCCCTTCCGGTCATCGACCATCCTGCCCTCGCATCATTCCTCGGCTGCGATCAGTCCAACGAAATTGTGCTTCCGCCCATCGATACGATCAGCCTCTCCGGCCTCGGCTTTGCCATCCCTTACACCCTGCTGGCCACCATCGCCAGCGCGCTCCGTCCCAAAAAGATCTTCGAGACCGGAACGTTTCGTGGCGTCGGCACCATCACCCTCGCGCTCAACGCACCCGAGGCTCAGATCTTCACCCTCGACCTGCCCGAGAAATACACTGAGGCCGAGGTAGAGACTCTCTCCAAAGGCGACAAGGAGTGGGTTCGCCTCTCCCGCACCTCGACTGGCTTCGCATTTCAGGGCCACCCCGCCGCAGCTCGCATTCACCAGCTTCGCGGCAACTCGCTCACCTTCGAACCGCCTCCCGAACTCCACAACGTCGACCTCTGCTTCATCGACGGTGGTCACTCCTACGAGTGCATCAAAGCCGATACCCAGACCGCCCTCAAGATCCTGGCTCCCAACGGCGTCATCGTATGGGACGACTACTCCTGGTTTGCCGAAGGCGTCGGCCAATACCTTACTGAGCTTCGCCAATCTCTCCCGCTGCACCGTATCGCCGGTAGCCAGCTCGTTCTTTATCGCCGCAATCAGGATCAAACACCGCCGACAAGCTAA